The following are encoded in a window of Rosa chinensis cultivar Old Blush chromosome 4, RchiOBHm-V2, whole genome shotgun sequence genomic DNA:
- the LOC121052631 gene encoding uncharacterized protein LOC121052631 codes for MLTVVNPTEKVVQFMDPLKRRFIISEWRAIVDNSIKIYNAQKHKKRQKISYVEQLCEQRGGKTCRLWIIHYMKDIVEDKNQEWSAKVIYVNSFKFFILVSIPENLRLNYNLTFTFFIVALGKKCRYTSTSMAHSLCHHA; via the exons ATGTTAACGGTTGTGAATCCCACTGAAAAAGTTGTGCAGTTCATGGATCCATTAAAGAGGCGATTTATCATCAGTGAATGGAGAGCTATTGTGGACAA CTCCATCAAAATATACAAtgcacaaaaacataaaaaaaggcAGAAAATCAGTTATGTGGAACAATTGTGCG AGCAGCGAGGTGGTAAAACCTGTAGGTTATGGATTATACATTACATGAAGGACATAGTGGAGGACAAGAACCAAGAATGGAGTGCTAAGGTAATATATGTCAACTCATTTAAGTTCTTCATACTGGTTAGCATTCCAGAAAACTTAAGGCTAAACTATAAtttaactttcacattttttaTTGTTGCACTGGGAAAGAAGTGTAGATATACCTCCACTAGCATGGCTCATTCTCTATGTCACCATGCATAA